In one Fundulus heteroclitus isolate FHET01 chromosome 3, MU-UCD_Fhet_4.1, whole genome shotgun sequence genomic region, the following are encoded:
- the LOC118561147 gene encoding uncharacterized protein LOC118561147 isoform X1 — MSESNKGRTERKMRKTFACDESMIITIPIGSLKTIQEGQLMPENFHCVFRDNYKVFAVRGKPKPLGAAQGIAGVFIVSLGMITDDTFIIIFCIVSCVLFWISGMLSFAAGTCPNMHVTKLSFSLNIISFFWSLVIFSIFMIIIIEPYPYYYGPMPYQVKYKISIFHPVKCCSAGFLVFVHFLLCSVQLVRGIVGLIMTLLVFECMMALFLIYWLSKAVCREHFNTLPIIMLKQED; from the exons ATGTCTGAATCGAACAAAGGAAGGACAGAAAG GAAAATGAGGAAGACGTTTGCTTGTGATGAATCCATGATCATCACCATCCCAATCGGGAGCCTGAAGACCATTCAGGAGGGTCAGCTGATGCCGGAGAACTTCCACTGTGTGTTCAGGGATAACTACAAGGTGTTTGCTGTCAGAGGAAAGCCGAAACCACTCGGG gcaGCCCAAGGTATTGCTGGTGTGTTTATTGTCTCACTTGGAATGATTACGGATGACACATTTATCATCatcttctgcattgtttcatGTGTTctg TTTTGGATCTCTGGCATGCTGTCCTTTGCTGCAGGAACATGTCCAAACATGCATGTG ACCAAACTGTCCTTCTCCCTGAACATCATCAGCTTCTTCTGGTCATTGGTGATTTTTTCTATCTTCATGATCATCATTATAGAACCTTATCCTTATTATTATGGCCCTATGCCTTACCAGGTAAAATACAAAATCAGCATTTTCCATCCAGTTAAGTGTTGCTCAGCAGGATTCTTAGTATTTGTGCACTTTCTTTTATGTTCGGTCCAGTTAGTTCGTGGGATTGTCGGCCTGATCATGACTCTGCTGGTCTTTGAATGCATGATGGCGCTCTTCTTGATCTACTG